The genome window ATGCGATTCACTGCGCCAAGGGGTTTACCATTTACTAAAATTATTCTTTTATCTCCTTCCTTGGCAGCTGGGAGATATTGTTGTACCATCACAGGTTCTTGTCCTTGTTTTGTGCTAATTTCGATAAGGGAGTTAAAATTGCGATCGCCCTTTTGCAAAAATAAAATACCTTCTCCTGCTTTACCGCCTAGGGGTTTGATGACAGCTTCCCCTTTTTCTTCGAGAAAATCAGCTATTACGGACTTACTTTGAGTAACGATGGTATCGGGTATTACGGAAGGGAAATTGAGGGCATATATCTTTTCGTTAGCACAACGGATGCCTTGAGGAGTGTTAATAACTTTTGTGGTGGAAGGGTTAATGAGGTCTAATATATAAGTAGCATAAAGATAACCGATAGTTACGGGAGGATCTTTACGCATAAAGACTCCATCAAAAGATTCTAGGGGTAAAAATTGTGATTCTTGGAGACTATACCAATTATCCGAACTTATCCAATGATTATCCACCAATTCAACGGGCTTGAGGGTGACGGGCTGTAAATGCCCATAGGCTTTACCATCAACAATACTCAATTGAGGTACATAAGTAATCCAAATTTCATGACCGAGAGTTTGTGCGGATTCCATCATAGCTATACTACTATCATGGGTAGGATCTAATTTTGAAATCGGATCGATTATAAATACAAATTTCATGAGTTATTGTGATGGTAATTAATGCGTTAGTAGATGATATTTTTTTTAATGGTTTAATAGTCAACTTAGTTTTAAAATATTGTAGTTTTAACTATTTAATAAACCCTCTAATTTTCCAGCCCTTTCTAAAGCATAAATATCATCGCAACCCCCTATATGCTCATCATCTATAAAAATTTGGGGAACACTTGTTCTTCCATTGGCTCTTTCAGACATTTTCTGTTTTGCGGTGCGATCGCCATCTATACAATATTCAATAAAATCGACATTTTTTTGCTCTAATAATCCCTTAGCACGAATACAAAAAGGACAGGTACTCCAAGTATAAATTTCTACTTTTGCGCTCATAGTGCTTAATATTTCTTTACAATAATGCCATTAAAATCTAATTGTACATCAGATCAGGATTGAACAATTAAACTTTAGTACGTTTTATCACCTTATCTCTTCATCCGTGATAATTACCCATACAATCAAACAATTTTTCGTAACATAAGTTAACGTAGAACAAAACTATCCTCTCTCAAGACATAAGTTAGAAAAAGTAACCAACAGAAAAAAAGTTAAAAATAATTAAACCTTTTACGAGGTAAATCGAATCTAAATAAGTGGGTGATTCGTATTTGTGATGATGATTAAAATTTTCTCATGGTATATGGATAACTCCTTCACATTGAAATAAAAAATCACAACGTAACTATTTTGGACATAGGAAAAAATGTTAAAAAATTCTCGAATTTATCCTACCACTATCATTATTCTGAGTCTCATTACCCTCCTTGCAATTTTTGTAATGGCATGGTTAACAGAAAATCAAGCTGTTAATAATATTTTTGAGGATATCGCTATGATTCAAAATAATCCTCCTTTGTGGTTACAAGTACCTGATT of Cyanobacterium sp. HL-69 contains these proteins:
- the gshB gene encoding glutathione synthase GshB, producing the protein MKFVFIIDPISKLDPTHDSSIAMMESAQTLGHEIWITYVPQLSIVDGKAYGHLQPVTLKPVELVDNHWISSDNWYSLQESQFLPLESFDGVFMRKDPPVTIGYLYATYILDLINPSTTKVINTPQGIRCANEKIYALNFPSVIPDTIVTQSKSVIADFLEEKGEAVIKPLGGKAGEGILFLQKGDRNFNSLIEISTKQGQEPVMVQQYLPAAKEGDKRIILVNGKPLGAVNRIPTGKEFRGNMAVGGRVAKTEITAQDLKICDTVAPKLIADGLTFVGIDVIGGYLTEVNVTSPTGIREIDRLNGVNLGKETINSLFG
- the grxC gene encoding glutaredoxin 3, whose protein sequence is MSAKVEIYTWSTCPFCIRAKGLLEQKNVDFIEYCIDGDRTAKQKMSERANGRTSVPQIFIDDEHIGGCDDIYALERAGKLEGLLNS